A genomic window from Cucumis melo cultivar AY chromosome 8, USDA_Cmelo_AY_1.0, whole genome shotgun sequence includes:
- the LOC127150615 gene encoding S-adenosyl-L-methionine:benzoic acid/salicylic acid carboxyl methyltransferase 2-like → MEVAQVLHMNGGAGDFSYANNSLLQSKVILMTKPIVEEAINNLYCSNFPTNFTIADLGCSSGPNTLMAVSELIKVVEKNRQKHNKEPIEYQVLLNDLPGNDFNTIFKSLPNFLENLKMEIGDRDVGPCLFNGVPGSFYGRLFSSKSVNFIHSSYSLHWLSKVPEGLEENKRNIYMVNTSPKSVVEAYYKQFQEDFELFLKCRREELVKGGSMVLTLLGRRSQDPTSKECCYIWELLAMALNDMVSEGIIEEEKLESFNIPKYMPSPTEMRIEIEKEGSFVVNRIQVSKVDWNIVYNDNTNKDDNGGYYVAKYMRAVAEPILISHFGEAIIDQLFFRYGQIIVDRTAKEKPQFVNLTVSLTNIR, encoded by the exons ATGGAGGTAGCTCAAGTTCTTCACATGAATGGAGGAGCTGGAGATTTTAGCTATGCTAACAATTCCCTTCTTCAG TCGAAGGTGATATTGATGACGAAGCCGATTGTGGAGGAAGCGATAAACAACTTATATTGCTCCAATTTCCCAACAAATTTCACCATAGCCGATTTGGGATGTTCTTCAGGACCAAACACTTTAATGGCAGTTTCTGAACTGATTAAAGTAGTGGAAAAAAATCGACAAAAACACAACAAAGAACCAATTGAATATCAAGTATTGTTAAATGACTTACCTGGAAATGACTTCAATACAATCTTCAAATCATTGCCTAATTTccttgaaaatttgaaaatggaaaTTGGAGATCGTGATGTTGGGCCTTGTCTCTTTAATGGGGTGCCTGGTTCTTTCTATGGAAGACTATTTTCTTCAAAAAGTGTGAATTTTATTCATTCTTCATATAGTCTTCATTGGTTGTCTAAAGTTCCAGAAGGGTTAGAGGAAAATAAGAGAAATATTTATATGGTAAATACAAGCCCAAAGAGCGTGGTGGAGGCTTACTATAAACAATTTCAAGAggattttgaattgtttttgaAATGTAGGAGAGAAGAATTAGTGAAGGGAGGAAGTATGGTTTTAACACTTTTGGGAAGAAGAAGCCAAGATCCAACTAGTAAAGAGTGTTGTTACATTTGGGAGCTTTTGGCTATGGCTCTTAATGATATGGTCTCAGAG GGAATTATAGAAGAGGAGAAATTAGAAAGTTTCAACATACCCAAGTACATGCCATCACCAACAGAAATGAGAATTGAGATCGAAAAAGAAGGATCTTTTGTGGTTAATCGCATTCAAGTTTCAAAAGTGGATTGGAATATTGTTTACAATGATAATACTAACAAGGATGATAATGGTGGGTATTATGTAGCCAAGTACATGAGAGCTGTGGCTGAGCCAATTCTTATAAGTCATTTTGGAGAAGCAATCATCGATCAATTGTTCTTCAGATATGGACAAATCATTGTAGATCGAACGGCTAAGGAGAAACCTCAGTTTGTTAATCTCACTGTTTCTCTCACTAACATAAGGTAG